A region from the Lycium barbarum isolate Lr01 chromosome 8, ASM1917538v2, whole genome shotgun sequence genome encodes:
- the LOC132605351 gene encoding trypsin inhibitor 1-like gives MEKLTLVVAFLLLSSIFIQPLTAQSSCPGVKKGAWPELLGVPAKFAREIIQKENRRLTNVPNVLNGSPVTKDLRCNRVRLFVNVLDFVVQTPRVG, from the exons ATGGAGAAATTAACTCTCGTGGTTGCTTTCTTGCTTCTTTCATCAA TCTTTATTCAACCTCTCACGGCTCAGTCGAGTTGCCCAG GGGTCAAGAAAGGAGCATGGCCGGAACTTCTTGGAGTACCAGCAAAGTTTGCTAGGGAAATAATTCAGAAGGAAAATCGGAGACTAACTAATGTTCCAAATGTACTAAATGGTTCTCCCGTGACGAAAGATTTAAGATGTAATCGAGTTCGTCTTTTTGTTAATGTGCTTGACTTTGTTGTACAAACTCCCCGAGTTGGTTAG